The following coding sequences lie in one Stigmatopora nigra isolate UIUO_SnigA chromosome 4, RoL_Snig_1.1, whole genome shotgun sequence genomic window:
- the LOC144195239 gene encoding triacylglycerol hydrolase DDHD2-like isoform X1 yields MSLNSGDQEALSQASPSAKNKDHQQKLPSIVATDHTHVDQVLPPVDEASPGSSSSFETLDMEPYQKVQPHWFFYKRSDDKIIWLPYSREDSEKLENANNAAGDAEVVVAVEGERYDVHVKERKCYAVYWEQAPFEVRRCTWFHKGDKDMRFIPYPEDLSNSLEDAYMIAVTLDEWKRKLDFPTGETVILHNPKMIMHYTPIGLQEDWISSPSENTRPRTVKRGVHNIPADIPDGEPENVDHLVFMVHGIGPACDLRFRSIIQCVNDFRSVSLSLLASHYKTAQLEGKVGRVEFLPVNWHKALHGDATGVDEDIHRITLPSISRLRHFTNDTLLDLFFYNSPTYCQTIVDTVASEINRLHTLFKERHPKFKGEISVVGHSLGSLILFDMLTNQRTGPESAREEALSVDPCHLEPDTLLEQTLARLGLQQYAGTLKAENLDLESLGLCQEDDLKDLGIPLGPRKKILKYVRKKCLPEDSKAGHLSLERQGSLQKGDNGNQPQGDVEKGQFLRAQSITSAVDYEYFNMGIGQTNGGIAKGQVSVDYPQLAFQPQTFFAFGSPIGMFLTVRGLKRIDLNYSFPTCKGFYNIYHPFDPVAYRIEPMIITDVDLEPMLIPHHKGRKRMHLELKDSLTRMSIDLKNNFLGSLRTAWQSLSRLPVAALPPVEGETITEEILKETQVCASAQREEKSGDFWTKILEWPRALHRHPLQGENEEVDSLQSTEEPQAEQAEIKMGMLNAGRRIDFVLQEKPIESFNEYLFAIQSHLCYWESEDAALLLLKEIYDKLDVALEQHQQ; encoded by the exons ATGTCCCTCAATTCTGGTGACCAAGAGGCTTTATCTCAAGCTTCCCCCTCTGCAAAAAACAAGGACCACCAACAGAAGCTGCCCAGTATTGTGGCTACAGATCACACACATGTGGACCAG GTCTTGCCACCAGTGGATGAAGCCTCTCCCGGTTCCAGTTCGTCCTTTGAGACGCTCGACATGGAGCCTTACCAAAAAGTGCAGCCTCACTGGTTCTTCTACAAACGGAGCGATGACAAGATAATCTGGCTCCCTTATAGCAGAGAAGATTCAGAAAAATTAGAGAATGCCAACAATGCAG CAGGCGATGCGGAGGTGGTGGTGGCTGTGGAGGGTGAACGCTACGATGTACATGTGAAGGAGAGGAAGTGCTATGCCGTATACTGGGAACAAGCCCCTTTTGAAGTTCGGCGCTGCACGTGGTTCCACAAGGGAGATAAAGACATGAGGTTCATACCATACCCTGAAGATTTAAGCAACAGTCTGGAG GATGCCTATATGATCGCAGTTACTTTGGATGAGTGGAAAAGGAAGCTAGATTTTCCTACAGGAGAAACGGTTATTTTACATAATCCCAAG ATGATAATGCACTACACACCAATAGGATTGCAGGAAGACTGGATCTCATCCCCGTCTGAAAATACACGTCCTAGAACAGTAAAACGTGGAGTCCATAACATTCCTGCAGATATACCTGATG GTGAACCAGAAAACGTGGACCACCTTGTATTTATGGTCCATGGCATTGGTCCTGCTTGTGATTTGCGGTTCAGATCCATCATACAGTGTG TGAATGACTTTCGGAGTGTGTCACTGTCCTTGTTGGCTTCTCATTATAAGACTGCTCAACTTGAGGGAAAGGTGGGAAGGGTGGAGTTTCTCCCCGTGAATTGGCATAAAGCTTTACATGGAGATGCCACTGGTGTGGATGA AGATATTCATCGGATCACTCTGCCCAGCATCAGCAGATTAAGGCATTTCACCAACGATACCCTACTAGACTTGTTTTTCTATAATAGTCCTACCTATTGCCAGACCATAGTGGACACAGTCGCTTCAGAGATCAACAGACTACACACACTTTTTAAAGAAAGACACCCCAAGTTCAAGGGAGAGATTTCTGTTGTGGGTCATAGCCTTG GTTCTTTGATCCTATTTGACATGCTAACCAACCAACGAACTGGTCCGGAATCAGCAAGAGAAGAG GCGCTGTCAGTGGACCCATGTCATCTGGAACCTGATACACTTCTAGAGCAGACTCTTGCCCGACTGGGCCTGCAGCAATATGCAGGCACATTAAAGGCAGAAAACCTGGATCTTGAATCACTG ggtcTTTGCCAAGAAGATGATCTCAAGGATTTAGGAATTCCTCTTGGGCCCCGGAAGAAGATTCTGAAATATGTcaggaaaaaatgtttaccaGAG GATTCCAAAGCAGGACATCTGAGCCTAGAGCGGCAAGGTTCCCTCCAAAAGGGAGACAATGGTAACCAGCCTCAAGGAGATGTCGAAAAGGGCCAGTTTCTCCGAGCACAGTCCATCACCAGCGCTGTAGATTATGAATATTTCAACATGGGCATCGGACAG ACCAATGGAGGCATAGCCAAGGGACAG GTATCCGTGGATTACCCGCAGCTAGCGTTTCAGCCACagactttttttgcttttggatCGCCTATTGGGATGTTCCTAACTGTCCGTGGACTTAAACGCATCGATCTCAACTACAGCTTCCCGACCTGCAAGGGCTTTTATAACATCTATCACCCG TTTGATCCTGTTGCTTACCGGATTGAACCCATGATTATTACAGATGTTGACCTTGAACCCATGCTAATTCCACACCATAAAGGACGTAAAAGGATGCATTTGG aaCTGAAGGACAGTTTGACCCGCATGAGTATTGATTTGAAGAATAATTTTCTGGGATCATTACGGACGGCTTGGCAGTCCCTTTCCAGACTACCAGTTGCAGCACTGCCCCCAGTTGAAGGAGAAACTATAACAGAGGAAATTCTTAAGGAGACACAAG TTTGTGCCTCTGCTcagagggaggaaaaaagtgGTGACTTTTGGACTAAAATATTGGAGTGGCCCAGGGCCCTTCATAGACATCCCCTCCAAG GCGAAAATGAAGAGGTGGACTCGCTACAATCTACAGAGGAACCACAGGCAGAGCAAGCAGAAATCAAAATGGGAATGTTAAACGCAGGGCGACGCATCGACTTTGTGCTTCAGGAAAAACCCATAGAAAGCTTCAATGAATATTTGTTTGCCATTCAATCTCATCTTTGCTATTG GGAATCTGAGGACGCTGCTCTGTTGTTGCTGAAGGAAATTTATGACAAATTGGATGTAGCATTGGAACAGCATCAACAGTAA
- the LOC144195239 gene encoding triacylglycerol hydrolase DDHD2-like isoform X4 has product MSLNSGDQEALSQASPSAKNKDHQQKLPSIVATDHTHVDQVLPPVDEASPGSSSSFETLDMEPYQKVQPHWFFYKRSDDKIIWLPYSREDSEKLENANNAAGDAEVVVAVEGERYDVHVKERKCYAVYWEQAPFEVRRCTWFHKGDKDMRFIPYPEDLSNSLEDAYMIAVTLDEWKRKLDFPTGETVILHNPKMIMHYTPIGLQEDWISSPSENTRPRTVKRGVHNIPADIPDGEPENVDHLVFMVHGIGPACDLRFRSIIQCVNDFRSVSLSLLASHYKTAQLEGKVGRVEFLPVNWHKALHGDATGVDEDIHRITLPSISRLRHFTNDTLLDLFFYNSPTYCQTIVDTVASEINRLHTLFKERHPKFKGEISVVGHSLGSLILFDMLTNQRTGPESAREEALSVDPCHLEPDTLLEQTLARLGLQQYAGTLKAENLDLESLGLCQEDDLKDLGIPLGPRKKILKYVRKKCLPEDSKAGHLSLERQGSLQKGDNGNQPQGDVEKGQFLRAQSITSAVDYEYFNMGIGQVSVDYPQLAFQPQTFFAFGSPIGMFLTVRGLKRIDLNYSFPTCKGFYNIYHPFDPVAYRIEPMIITDVDLEPMLIPHHKGRKRMHLELKDSLTRMSIDLKNNFLGSLRTAWQSLSRLPVAALPPVEGETITEEILKETQGENEEVDSLQSTEEPQAEQAEIKMGMLNAGRRIDFVLQEKPIESFNEYLFAIQSHLCYWESEDAALLLLKEIYDKLDVALEQHQQ; this is encoded by the exons ATGTCCCTCAATTCTGGTGACCAAGAGGCTTTATCTCAAGCTTCCCCCTCTGCAAAAAACAAGGACCACCAACAGAAGCTGCCCAGTATTGTGGCTACAGATCACACACATGTGGACCAG GTCTTGCCACCAGTGGATGAAGCCTCTCCCGGTTCCAGTTCGTCCTTTGAGACGCTCGACATGGAGCCTTACCAAAAAGTGCAGCCTCACTGGTTCTTCTACAAACGGAGCGATGACAAGATAATCTGGCTCCCTTATAGCAGAGAAGATTCAGAAAAATTAGAGAATGCCAACAATGCAG CAGGCGATGCGGAGGTGGTGGTGGCTGTGGAGGGTGAACGCTACGATGTACATGTGAAGGAGAGGAAGTGCTATGCCGTATACTGGGAACAAGCCCCTTTTGAAGTTCGGCGCTGCACGTGGTTCCACAAGGGAGATAAAGACATGAGGTTCATACCATACCCTGAAGATTTAAGCAACAGTCTGGAG GATGCCTATATGATCGCAGTTACTTTGGATGAGTGGAAAAGGAAGCTAGATTTTCCTACAGGAGAAACGGTTATTTTACATAATCCCAAG ATGATAATGCACTACACACCAATAGGATTGCAGGAAGACTGGATCTCATCCCCGTCTGAAAATACACGTCCTAGAACAGTAAAACGTGGAGTCCATAACATTCCTGCAGATATACCTGATG GTGAACCAGAAAACGTGGACCACCTTGTATTTATGGTCCATGGCATTGGTCCTGCTTGTGATTTGCGGTTCAGATCCATCATACAGTGTG TGAATGACTTTCGGAGTGTGTCACTGTCCTTGTTGGCTTCTCATTATAAGACTGCTCAACTTGAGGGAAAGGTGGGAAGGGTGGAGTTTCTCCCCGTGAATTGGCATAAAGCTTTACATGGAGATGCCACTGGTGTGGATGA AGATATTCATCGGATCACTCTGCCCAGCATCAGCAGATTAAGGCATTTCACCAACGATACCCTACTAGACTTGTTTTTCTATAATAGTCCTACCTATTGCCAGACCATAGTGGACACAGTCGCTTCAGAGATCAACAGACTACACACACTTTTTAAAGAAAGACACCCCAAGTTCAAGGGAGAGATTTCTGTTGTGGGTCATAGCCTTG GTTCTTTGATCCTATTTGACATGCTAACCAACCAACGAACTGGTCCGGAATCAGCAAGAGAAGAG GCGCTGTCAGTGGACCCATGTCATCTGGAACCTGATACACTTCTAGAGCAGACTCTTGCCCGACTGGGCCTGCAGCAATATGCAGGCACATTAAAGGCAGAAAACCTGGATCTTGAATCACTG ggtcTTTGCCAAGAAGATGATCTCAAGGATTTAGGAATTCCTCTTGGGCCCCGGAAGAAGATTCTGAAATATGTcaggaaaaaatgtttaccaGAG GATTCCAAAGCAGGACATCTGAGCCTAGAGCGGCAAGGTTCCCTCCAAAAGGGAGACAATGGTAACCAGCCTCAAGGAGATGTCGAAAAGGGCCAGTTTCTCCGAGCACAGTCCATCACCAGCGCTGTAGATTATGAATATTTCAACATGGGCATCGGACAG GTATCCGTGGATTACCCGCAGCTAGCGTTTCAGCCACagactttttttgcttttggatCGCCTATTGGGATGTTCCTAACTGTCCGTGGACTTAAACGCATCGATCTCAACTACAGCTTCCCGACCTGCAAGGGCTTTTATAACATCTATCACCCG TTTGATCCTGTTGCTTACCGGATTGAACCCATGATTATTACAGATGTTGACCTTGAACCCATGCTAATTCCACACCATAAAGGACGTAAAAGGATGCATTTGG aaCTGAAGGACAGTTTGACCCGCATGAGTATTGATTTGAAGAATAATTTTCTGGGATCATTACGGACGGCTTGGCAGTCCCTTTCCAGACTACCAGTTGCAGCACTGCCCCCAGTTGAAGGAGAAACTATAACAGAGGAAATTCTTAAGGAGACACAAG GCGAAAATGAAGAGGTGGACTCGCTACAATCTACAGAGGAACCACAGGCAGAGCAAGCAGAAATCAAAATGGGAATGTTAAACGCAGGGCGACGCATCGACTTTGTGCTTCAGGAAAAACCCATAGAAAGCTTCAATGAATATTTGTTTGCCATTCAATCTCATCTTTGCTATTG GGAATCTGAGGACGCTGCTCTGTTGTTGCTGAAGGAAATTTATGACAAATTGGATGTAGCATTGGAACAGCATCAACAGTAA
- the LOC144195239 gene encoding triacylglycerol hydrolase DDHD2-like isoform X2, whose translation MSLNSGDQEALSQASPSAKNKDHQQKLPSIVATDHTHVDQVLPPVDEASPGSSSSFETLDMEPYQKVQPHWFFYKRSDDKIIWLPYSREDSEKLENANNAAGDAEVVVAVEGERYDVHVKERKCYAVYWEQAPFEVRRCTWFHKGDKDMRFIPYPEDLSNSLEDAYMIAVTLDEWKRKLDFPTGETVILHNPKMIMHYTPIGLQEDWISSPSENTRPRTVKRGVHNIPADIPDGEPENVDHLVFMVHGIGPACDLRFRSIIQCVNDFRSVSLSLLASHYKTAQLEGKVGRVEFLPVNWHKALHGDATGVDEDIHRITLPSISRLRHFTNDTLLDLFFYNSPTYCQTIVDTVASEINRLHTLFKERHPKFKGEISVVGHSLGSLILFDMLTNQRTGPESAREEALSVDPCHLEPDTLLEQTLARLGLQQYAGTLKAENLDLESLGLCQEDDLKDLGIPLGPRKKILKYVRKKCLPEDSKAGHLSLERQGSLQKGDNGNQPQGDVEKGQFLRAQSITSAVDYEYFNMGIGQVSVDYPQLAFQPQTFFAFGSPIGMFLTVRGLKRIDLNYSFPTCKGFYNIYHPFDPVAYRIEPMIITDVDLEPMLIPHHKGRKRMHLELKDSLTRMSIDLKNNFLGSLRTAWQSLSRLPVAALPPVEGETITEEILKETQVCASAQREEKSGDFWTKILEWPRALHRHPLQGENEEVDSLQSTEEPQAEQAEIKMGMLNAGRRIDFVLQEKPIESFNEYLFAIQSHLCYWESEDAALLLLKEIYDKLDVALEQHQQ comes from the exons ATGTCCCTCAATTCTGGTGACCAAGAGGCTTTATCTCAAGCTTCCCCCTCTGCAAAAAACAAGGACCACCAACAGAAGCTGCCCAGTATTGTGGCTACAGATCACACACATGTGGACCAG GTCTTGCCACCAGTGGATGAAGCCTCTCCCGGTTCCAGTTCGTCCTTTGAGACGCTCGACATGGAGCCTTACCAAAAAGTGCAGCCTCACTGGTTCTTCTACAAACGGAGCGATGACAAGATAATCTGGCTCCCTTATAGCAGAGAAGATTCAGAAAAATTAGAGAATGCCAACAATGCAG CAGGCGATGCGGAGGTGGTGGTGGCTGTGGAGGGTGAACGCTACGATGTACATGTGAAGGAGAGGAAGTGCTATGCCGTATACTGGGAACAAGCCCCTTTTGAAGTTCGGCGCTGCACGTGGTTCCACAAGGGAGATAAAGACATGAGGTTCATACCATACCCTGAAGATTTAAGCAACAGTCTGGAG GATGCCTATATGATCGCAGTTACTTTGGATGAGTGGAAAAGGAAGCTAGATTTTCCTACAGGAGAAACGGTTATTTTACATAATCCCAAG ATGATAATGCACTACACACCAATAGGATTGCAGGAAGACTGGATCTCATCCCCGTCTGAAAATACACGTCCTAGAACAGTAAAACGTGGAGTCCATAACATTCCTGCAGATATACCTGATG GTGAACCAGAAAACGTGGACCACCTTGTATTTATGGTCCATGGCATTGGTCCTGCTTGTGATTTGCGGTTCAGATCCATCATACAGTGTG TGAATGACTTTCGGAGTGTGTCACTGTCCTTGTTGGCTTCTCATTATAAGACTGCTCAACTTGAGGGAAAGGTGGGAAGGGTGGAGTTTCTCCCCGTGAATTGGCATAAAGCTTTACATGGAGATGCCACTGGTGTGGATGA AGATATTCATCGGATCACTCTGCCCAGCATCAGCAGATTAAGGCATTTCACCAACGATACCCTACTAGACTTGTTTTTCTATAATAGTCCTACCTATTGCCAGACCATAGTGGACACAGTCGCTTCAGAGATCAACAGACTACACACACTTTTTAAAGAAAGACACCCCAAGTTCAAGGGAGAGATTTCTGTTGTGGGTCATAGCCTTG GTTCTTTGATCCTATTTGACATGCTAACCAACCAACGAACTGGTCCGGAATCAGCAAGAGAAGAG GCGCTGTCAGTGGACCCATGTCATCTGGAACCTGATACACTTCTAGAGCAGACTCTTGCCCGACTGGGCCTGCAGCAATATGCAGGCACATTAAAGGCAGAAAACCTGGATCTTGAATCACTG ggtcTTTGCCAAGAAGATGATCTCAAGGATTTAGGAATTCCTCTTGGGCCCCGGAAGAAGATTCTGAAATATGTcaggaaaaaatgtttaccaGAG GATTCCAAAGCAGGACATCTGAGCCTAGAGCGGCAAGGTTCCCTCCAAAAGGGAGACAATGGTAACCAGCCTCAAGGAGATGTCGAAAAGGGCCAGTTTCTCCGAGCACAGTCCATCACCAGCGCTGTAGATTATGAATATTTCAACATGGGCATCGGACAG GTATCCGTGGATTACCCGCAGCTAGCGTTTCAGCCACagactttttttgcttttggatCGCCTATTGGGATGTTCCTAACTGTCCGTGGACTTAAACGCATCGATCTCAACTACAGCTTCCCGACCTGCAAGGGCTTTTATAACATCTATCACCCG TTTGATCCTGTTGCTTACCGGATTGAACCCATGATTATTACAGATGTTGACCTTGAACCCATGCTAATTCCACACCATAAAGGACGTAAAAGGATGCATTTGG aaCTGAAGGACAGTTTGACCCGCATGAGTATTGATTTGAAGAATAATTTTCTGGGATCATTACGGACGGCTTGGCAGTCCCTTTCCAGACTACCAGTTGCAGCACTGCCCCCAGTTGAAGGAGAAACTATAACAGAGGAAATTCTTAAGGAGACACAAG TTTGTGCCTCTGCTcagagggaggaaaaaagtgGTGACTTTTGGACTAAAATATTGGAGTGGCCCAGGGCCCTTCATAGACATCCCCTCCAAG GCGAAAATGAAGAGGTGGACTCGCTACAATCTACAGAGGAACCACAGGCAGAGCAAGCAGAAATCAAAATGGGAATGTTAAACGCAGGGCGACGCATCGACTTTGTGCTTCAGGAAAAACCCATAGAAAGCTTCAATGAATATTTGTTTGCCATTCAATCTCATCTTTGCTATTG GGAATCTGAGGACGCTGCTCTGTTGTTGCTGAAGGAAATTTATGACAAATTGGATGTAGCATTGGAACAGCATCAACAGTAA
- the LOC144195239 gene encoding triacylglycerol hydrolase DDHD2-like isoform X3, protein MSLNSGDQEALSQASPSAKNKDHQQKLPSIVATDHTHVDQVLPPVDEASPGSSSSFETLDMEPYQKVQPHWFFYKRSDDKIIWLPYSREDSEKLENANNAAGDAEVVVAVEGERYDVHVKERKCYAVYWEQAPFEVRRCTWFHKGDKDMRFIPYPEDLSNSLEDAYMIAVTLDEWKRKLDFPTGETVILHNPKMIMHYTPIGLQEDWISSPSENTRPRTVKRGVHNIPADIPDGEPENVDHLVFMVHGIGPACDLRFRSIIQCVNDFRSVSLSLLASHYKTAQLEGKVGRVEFLPVNWHKALHGDATGVDEDIHRITLPSISRLRHFTNDTLLDLFFYNSPTYCQTIVDTVASEINRLHTLFKERHPKFKGEISVVGHSLGSLILFDMLTNQRTGPESAREEALSVDPCHLEPDTLLEQTLARLGLQQYAGTLKAENLDLESLGLCQEDDLKDLGIPLGPRKKILKYVRKKCLPEDSKAGHLSLERQGSLQKGDNGNQPQGDVEKGQFLRAQSITSAVDYEYFNMGIGQTNGGIAKGQVSVDYPQLAFQPQTFFAFGSPIGMFLTVRGLKRIDLNYSFPTCKGFYNIYHPFDPVAYRIEPMIITDVDLEPMLIPHHKGRKRMHLELKDSLTRMSIDLKNNFLGSLRTAWQSLSRLPVAALPPVEGETITEEILKETQGENEEVDSLQSTEEPQAEQAEIKMGMLNAGRRIDFVLQEKPIESFNEYLFAIQSHLCYWESEDAALLLLKEIYDKLDVALEQHQQ, encoded by the exons ATGTCCCTCAATTCTGGTGACCAAGAGGCTTTATCTCAAGCTTCCCCCTCTGCAAAAAACAAGGACCACCAACAGAAGCTGCCCAGTATTGTGGCTACAGATCACACACATGTGGACCAG GTCTTGCCACCAGTGGATGAAGCCTCTCCCGGTTCCAGTTCGTCCTTTGAGACGCTCGACATGGAGCCTTACCAAAAAGTGCAGCCTCACTGGTTCTTCTACAAACGGAGCGATGACAAGATAATCTGGCTCCCTTATAGCAGAGAAGATTCAGAAAAATTAGAGAATGCCAACAATGCAG CAGGCGATGCGGAGGTGGTGGTGGCTGTGGAGGGTGAACGCTACGATGTACATGTGAAGGAGAGGAAGTGCTATGCCGTATACTGGGAACAAGCCCCTTTTGAAGTTCGGCGCTGCACGTGGTTCCACAAGGGAGATAAAGACATGAGGTTCATACCATACCCTGAAGATTTAAGCAACAGTCTGGAG GATGCCTATATGATCGCAGTTACTTTGGATGAGTGGAAAAGGAAGCTAGATTTTCCTACAGGAGAAACGGTTATTTTACATAATCCCAAG ATGATAATGCACTACACACCAATAGGATTGCAGGAAGACTGGATCTCATCCCCGTCTGAAAATACACGTCCTAGAACAGTAAAACGTGGAGTCCATAACATTCCTGCAGATATACCTGATG GTGAACCAGAAAACGTGGACCACCTTGTATTTATGGTCCATGGCATTGGTCCTGCTTGTGATTTGCGGTTCAGATCCATCATACAGTGTG TGAATGACTTTCGGAGTGTGTCACTGTCCTTGTTGGCTTCTCATTATAAGACTGCTCAACTTGAGGGAAAGGTGGGAAGGGTGGAGTTTCTCCCCGTGAATTGGCATAAAGCTTTACATGGAGATGCCACTGGTGTGGATGA AGATATTCATCGGATCACTCTGCCCAGCATCAGCAGATTAAGGCATTTCACCAACGATACCCTACTAGACTTGTTTTTCTATAATAGTCCTACCTATTGCCAGACCATAGTGGACACAGTCGCTTCAGAGATCAACAGACTACACACACTTTTTAAAGAAAGACACCCCAAGTTCAAGGGAGAGATTTCTGTTGTGGGTCATAGCCTTG GTTCTTTGATCCTATTTGACATGCTAACCAACCAACGAACTGGTCCGGAATCAGCAAGAGAAGAG GCGCTGTCAGTGGACCCATGTCATCTGGAACCTGATACACTTCTAGAGCAGACTCTTGCCCGACTGGGCCTGCAGCAATATGCAGGCACATTAAAGGCAGAAAACCTGGATCTTGAATCACTG ggtcTTTGCCAAGAAGATGATCTCAAGGATTTAGGAATTCCTCTTGGGCCCCGGAAGAAGATTCTGAAATATGTcaggaaaaaatgtttaccaGAG GATTCCAAAGCAGGACATCTGAGCCTAGAGCGGCAAGGTTCCCTCCAAAAGGGAGACAATGGTAACCAGCCTCAAGGAGATGTCGAAAAGGGCCAGTTTCTCCGAGCACAGTCCATCACCAGCGCTGTAGATTATGAATATTTCAACATGGGCATCGGACAG ACCAATGGAGGCATAGCCAAGGGACAG GTATCCGTGGATTACCCGCAGCTAGCGTTTCAGCCACagactttttttgcttttggatCGCCTATTGGGATGTTCCTAACTGTCCGTGGACTTAAACGCATCGATCTCAACTACAGCTTCCCGACCTGCAAGGGCTTTTATAACATCTATCACCCG TTTGATCCTGTTGCTTACCGGATTGAACCCATGATTATTACAGATGTTGACCTTGAACCCATGCTAATTCCACACCATAAAGGACGTAAAAGGATGCATTTGG aaCTGAAGGACAGTTTGACCCGCATGAGTATTGATTTGAAGAATAATTTTCTGGGATCATTACGGACGGCTTGGCAGTCCCTTTCCAGACTACCAGTTGCAGCACTGCCCCCAGTTGAAGGAGAAACTATAACAGAGGAAATTCTTAAGGAGACACAAG GCGAAAATGAAGAGGTGGACTCGCTACAATCTACAGAGGAACCACAGGCAGAGCAAGCAGAAATCAAAATGGGAATGTTAAACGCAGGGCGACGCATCGACTTTGTGCTTCAGGAAAAACCCATAGAAAGCTTCAATGAATATTTGTTTGCCATTCAATCTCATCTTTGCTATTG GGAATCTGAGGACGCTGCTCTGTTGTTGCTGAAGGAAATTTATGACAAATTGGATGTAGCATTGGAACAGCATCAACAGTAA